From Sporocytophaga myxococcoides, one genomic window encodes:
- a CDS encoding restriction endonuclease subunit S produces MKKQASGSKLSERKKQENWEETRLQFLSTIKNSNVDKKAEENEDHVLLCNYVDVYYNDFITSEISFMPASATKEEISKFQILKGDVIITKDSESADDIGIPALVDEVLDNVICGYHLSLIRPSKDICPLYLLYFFQSTYAQSYFEIYANGVTRFGLPLYAIKKIPILHPKYESQVLIAEYLQSKTAQIDALISKKEELLKLLAEKRTALITKAVTKGLNPDVKMQDSGVEWLGEIPEHWEVKKIKFVANCNVDKLPDNTDPDFEIRYVDISSVNFDHGITNKEDYVFEKAPSRARRRVTNGDTIVSTVRTYLKAIAYVESPEPNLIVSTGFAVLSPKSNFISSKFFSYLLKSQPFIQYVMANSNGVSYPAINPSSIMDFYMVIPPFKEQNDIEQKVEGILSSSVLIESKIIKAIEQLKEYRTALITHAVTGKLDLSKYQSEEEAS; encoded by the coding sequence ATGAAAAAACAAGCGTCGGGTTCTAAATTAAGTGAAAGAAAAAAGCAGGAAAATTGGGAGGAAACTCGTTTGCAATTTCTGTCAACAATAAAAAATAGCAACGTTGATAAGAAAGCAGAAGAAAACGAGGATCACGTATTGCTGTGTAATTACGTAGATGTTTATTATAATGATTTTATTACCTCGGAAATTTCTTTCATGCCTGCGAGTGCCACTAAAGAAGAAATTTCAAAATTTCAAATTTTAAAAGGGGATGTAATTATTACCAAAGATTCAGAATCAGCAGATGATATTGGGATACCAGCTTTGGTTGATGAAGTATTAGATAATGTTATATGTGGTTATCATTTAAGTTTGATTCGACCATCTAAGGATATATGTCCATTATATCTGTTATATTTTTTTCAGTCAACCTATGCACAATCATATTTTGAAATTTACGCAAATGGAGTTACTAGATTTGGACTTCCTTTGTATGCAATAAAGAAGATTCCAATTCTACATCCTAAATACGAATCACAAGTTTTGATTGCAGAATATTTACAATCAAAAACTGCTCAAATAGACGCTCTCATTTCCAAAAAAGAAGAACTCTTAAAACTTCTTGCAGAAAAAAGAACAGCTCTTATTACCAAAGCTGTAACCAAAGGTTTAAATCCTGATGTGAAAATGCAAGACTCAGGAGTGGAATGGTTGGGGGAGATTCCGGAGCATTGGGAGGTGAAGAAGATTAAATTTGTTGCGAATTGTAATGTTGACAAGTTGCCCGATAATACAGATCCCGACTTTGAGATCAGGTATGTAGATATTTCAAGTGTTAATTTTGACCATGGAATAACTAATAAGGAAGATTATGTATTTGAAAAAGCCCCATCTAGAGCAAGAAGAAGAGTTACCAATGGGGATACAATTGTGAGTACAGTTAGAACTTATTTAAAAGCTATTGCTTATGTTGAAAGTCCTGAACCTAATTTGATTGTTTCAACCGGTTTTGCTGTGTTAAGTCCTAAATCTAATTTTATTTCCTCTAAATTTTTTAGCTATTTATTGAAGTCACAACCATTTATTCAATATGTAATGGCAAATTCAAATGGCGTAAGTTATCCAGCTATTAATCCTTCATCTATCATGGATTTTTATATGGTAATCCCTCCATTTAAAGAACAGAATGATATTGAACAGAAAGTTGAAGGTATATTATCGTCATCAGTATTAATTGAGTCAAAGATAATTAAGGCCATTGAGCAACTCAAAGAATACCGCACCGCACTTATCACTCACGCTGTTACAGGCAAGCTAGATCTTTCAAAGTATCAAAGTGAGGAGGAGGCCTCATGA